The Bombus huntii isolate Logan2020A chromosome 6, iyBomHunt1.1, whole genome shotgun sequence genome window below encodes:
- the LOC126866390 gene encoding bladder cancer-associated protein has product MYCLQWLIPVLLIPKPVNPTLLQTHVMFMALYLIGFFLERKPCTVCSLVFLLAVFLICYSGIGNCFLWSTNCDTVRCDNS; this is encoded by the coding sequence ATGTATTGCCTACAGTGGCTAATTCCAGTGCTCCTGATACCAAAACCAGTAAATCCAACACTGCTGCAAACGCATGTCATGTTTATGGCACTTTATCTAATTGGATTCTTCCTAGAACGAAAACCATGCACTGTTTGTAGTTTAGTATTTCTTCTTGCAGTTTTCCTAATTTGTTATAGTGGCATTGGTAATTGTTTCCTTTGGAGTACAAATTGTGATACAGTGAGATGTGACAATAGCTAA
- the LOC126866356 gene encoding zinc finger CCCH domain-containing protein 18-like gives MSDSGSESSSSEGYDGRRDRVASADNVASPNFSHHSSVSGRKSRASSISSREKSPGSIISERDLKSPRYTPISPKSQRSGLASPSEVGSPRSTRSLSKSPPTSPKSYHSGNNSLDSPRTDRSLSHSPMQDERSCPSSPHDSKSLHLEDTEPKQFELEVDAQRSGDNSLKSYSYKNSESRQSSPKSPRSGRSSAKSLMSGRSSPKSGPASPMDDQESEKHSPPHSPPQHIKTSFNELDGEQISDGDIEDEPESITKSKPTPITHGEDLSDVSDLESIDGVDGTIEHESILKENQQNEEKRMSNDKIEKEDKHAPVGLTEESEQLDFEADGQWKDERDEGEVEGPIIKESKDKDDKDGKDKDKDKLKSKEGGDANDKEEGEEDGEKVESELEEGELSDGDDVRPEETEPRPVCRFYNRGQCTWGVSCRFLHPGVTDKGNYTMFDMVRPMAYPPHAATPHEFRPHIERPNMVRPLPGYGAPSHTPKVEDLPAESAWERGLRHAKEMMRKANKRKESDMDFEEKKMNLSLGQDELDREAGYYVRAASPEPPVERWPPREAPRRIPPPRLTPERYIDDPDTYYAPPAAPPEYYRRVHYKADSRVTAEYRERIDYHAIPRGTPHSVSPPPHTRERERERERERERDREREYYEKYEKKHKRPSREVIVERIPPTKPWREEEPPPEERSRGDEWADPWMRRKSPSTIRRNTSSRRSRRQSYSSGSSYTSTSSSRSSSRSSYSSYDSLSRSRSPSPPSRTRGAGKGKAVVTSPPPNPPTVAAAAPPRGAMLMNPPAPSPRPPKGSISPTTGTLHRRAGLNPPAPSPLSSHQRHHEKARDKAAIAAAAVAKVIKSRSRSRSSHSSSGSESSGSSTDSSESSYSSSSSETRRRKGSTPPVTRKDSKGIDALKLSGTKQQIKLTLKPPNNTTTVKKVDRSTLMAGKKRGLESPPLIDSKASVAAAAAKAAKKASSRREELLKQLKAVEDAIARKRSKV, from the exons ATGTCAGACTCTGGTTCAGAAAGTTCCTCTTCGGAGGGTTATGATGGAAGGAGAGATCGTGTTGCATCTGCTGACAATGTGGCATCACCAAACTTCTCACACCATTCATCTGTATCTGGACGTAAATCTAGAGCAAGTTCTATATCTTCAAGAGAGAAGTCACCTGGATCTATTATATCAGAAAGAGATTTAAAATCCCCAAGATATACACCAATATCTCCAAAATCTCAAAGATCTGGTTTAGCATCTCCTAGTGAAGTGGGTTCTCCAAGATCAACTCGTAGTTTATCAAAATCACCACCTACTTCACCAAAATCATATCATTCAGGAAACAATTCTTTGGATTCGCCAAGAACTGATCGCAGTTTGTCTCATTCTCCTATGCAAGATGAGAGATCATGCCCATCTAGTCCCCATGATTCTAAATCTTTACATCTTGAAGATACAGAACCTAAACAATTTGAACTGGAAGTAGATGCACAAAGATCTGGAGACAATTCCCTTAAATCTTATTCCTATAAAAATAGTGAATCGAGACAAAGTTCACCAAAATCACCAAGGTCTGGACGTAGCTCAGCAAAATCATTAATGTCTGGAAGAAGTTCTCCAAAATCAGGTCCAGCATCTCCTATGGATGATCAAGAGTCAGAAAAGCATTCTCCACCTCATTCTCCACCACAACATATAAAAACTTCATTTAATGAATTGGACGGGGAACAAATTTCAGATGGAGATATCGAAGATGAACCTGAATCAATAACTAAATCAAAACCCACTCCAATTACACATGGTGAAGATTTATCAGATGTTTCTGATCTAGAAAGTATAGATGGAGTTGATGGTACTATTGAACATGAATCAATACTCAAAGAAAATCAACAAAATGAAGAGAAACGTATGAGTAatgataaaatagaaaaagaagataaacATGCACCAGTTGGATTAACAGAGGAAAGCGAACAACTAGATTTTGAAGCTGATGGTCAATGGAAAGATGAACGTGATGAAG GTGAAGTAGAAGGACCAATTATTAAAGAAAGTAAAGACAAAGATGATAAAGATGGAAAAGACaaagataaagataaattaaaatcaaaagaaGGTGGTGATGCTAATGATAAGGAAGAGGGAGAAGAGGATGGGGAAAAAGTAGAATCAGAATTAGAAGAAGGAGAGCTTAGTGATGGTGATGATGTTCGACCAGAAGAAACAGAACCAAGACCTGTTTGTCGCTTTTATAACCGAGGACAATGCACATGGGGAGTTAGTTGTAGATTTTTACATCCAGGTGTAACTGACAAGGGAAACTATACAATGTTTGACATGGTACGACCAATGGCATATCCACCACATGCAGCTACTCCACACGAATTTAGGCCGCATATTGAAAGGCCAAATATGGTGCGACCATTACCTGGATATGGAGCACCATCACATACACCAAAAGTAGAAGATCTTCCTGCTGAATCTGCATGGGAACGTGGATTACGACATGCTAAAGAA ATGATGCGCAAAGCAAATAAACGCAAGGAATCAGATATGGACttcgaagaaaagaagatgaaTTTAAGTTTAGGACAAGATGAATTAGATAGAGAAGCAGGATATTATGTAAGAGCAGCTAGTCCAGAACCACCTGTTGAAAGATGGCCTCCTAGAGAAGCACCTAGAAGAATACCACCACCAAGGCTTACACCAGAAAGATATATTGATGATCCTGATACTTATTATGCACCACCAGCAGCACCACCAGAATATTATag GAGAGTACATTATAAAGCAGACTCTCGAGTCACTGCTGAATATAGGGAACGTATCGATTATCATGCAATTCCTCGTGGAACACCTCATTCTGTTTCTCCACCACCACATactagagaaagagagagagaaagagaacgtGAGCGTGAACGCGACAGGGAACGAGAATATTATGAGAAATATGAGAAGAAACATAAACGTCCATCAAGGGAAGTCATAGTAGAACGTATTCCACCGACGAAACCTTGGCGAGAGGAAGAACCACCACCAGAAGAAAGAAGTAGAGGAGATGAGTGGGCGGATCCTTGGATGCGCCGGAAATCTCCAAGTACGATACGTCGAAATACATCATCTCGACGATCACGAAGACAGTCGTATTCTTCAGGTTCTTCATATACGTCCACAAg CTCTAGCCGTAGCTCAAGCCGCTCTAGCTACAGTTCTTACGACTCCCTATCCAGGTCCCGATCACCATCCCCTCCTTCTAGAACCCGTGGTGCTGGCAAGGGGAAAGCAGTGGTGACATCGCCACCTCCTAATCCGCCAACGGTTGCAGCTGCTGCACCTCCGCGTGGTGCCATGTTAATGAATCCACCTGCCCCTTCTCCTCGTCCACCTAAAGGTTCTATTTCCCCTACAACTGGTACGCTTCACCGACGTGCTGGTCTCAATCCACCTGCACCGAGTCCGCTTTCTTCCCATCAACGTCATCACGAAAAGGCAAGAGACAAAGCAGCGATAGCTGCGGCTGCAGTAGCTAAAGTTATTAAAAGTCGATCTCGATCGAg GTCATCACACAGTAGTTCAGGTTCAGAAAGCAGCGGTAGCAGTACTGATTCTAGCGAGTCAAGTTATTCCTCTTCTTCCAGTGAAACACGTCGAAGGAAAGGCTCGACTCCACCAGTAACGCGAAAGGATTCCAAGGGTATTGATGCCTTAAAACTTAGTGGTACTAAGCAACAAATCAAGCTTACATTAAAACCACCAAACAATACTACAACAGTTAAAAAAGTTGACCGATCTACTTTAATGGCTGGAAAGAAAAGAGGTTTAGAATCACCACCGTTAATTGATAGTAAAGCAAGCGTTGCTGCAGCTGCAGCTAAAGCAGCAAAGAAAGCTAGTTCACGACGAGAAGAATTATTAAAGCAACTCAAAGCCGTGGAAGATGCAATTGCGCGTAAGAGATCAAAAGTTTAA
- the LOC126866388 gene encoding 40S ribosomal protein S10-like, with product MLMPKKNRVAIYEYLFKEGVMVAKKDYHAPKHPELECIPNLQVIKAMQSLKSKGYVKEQFAWRHFYWYLTNEGIEYLRGYLHLPPEIVPSTLKRQTRSETTRPRPTTGARSEASRPTEDRAGYRRGPGGPAGPGDKKADVGAGTGDVEFRGGFGRGKPQ from the exons atGTTGATGCCAAAAAAGAATCGTGTTGCAATTTATGAGTACCTTTTTAAAGAAGGTGTTATGGTTGCAAAAAAAGATTATCATGCACCAAAACATCCAGAATTGGAATGTATTCCAAATCTTCAAGTTATTAAAGCTATGCAG tCTTTGAAATCTAAAGGATATGTTAAAGAACAGTTTGCTTGGAGACATTTTTATTGGTATTTAACAAATGAAGGCATTGAATATTTGCGTGGATATTTACATTTACCACCTGAAATAGTACCTTCCACACTTAAAAGACAAACCAGATCAGAAACTACAAGGCCAAGACCTACAACAGGTGCAAGAAGTGAAGCATCTAGACCCACAGAAGATCGTGCTGGATATAGACGAGGTCCTGGAGGCCCAGCTGGTCCTGGTGATAAAAAAGCTGATGTTGGTGCTGGTACTGGAGATGTTGAATTCCGCGGTGGTTTCGGTCGTGGTAAAccacaataa
- the LOC126866366 gene encoding phosphatidate cytidylyltransferase, photoreceptor-specific, with protein MSDIRKRTIGDTSPETRDVSDDQKEDVESEDDAKLEVEELAKAIPQGTDHTPHILNSALSGLSDRWRNWVIRSIFTLFMIVGFCGIIYIGPLALMATTLIVQVKCFQEIINIGYAVYRIHGLPWFRSLSWYFLITSNYFFYGENLMDYFAVVINRTEYLRVLVTYHRFISFCLYIVGFVWFVLSLVKKYYMKQFSLFAWTHVALLIVVTQSYLIIQNIFEGLIWFIVPVSMIVINDVMAYMFGFFFGKTPLIKLSPKKTWEGFIGGGISTVLLGLLVSYIMCQYRYFVCPIEYSEALGRMTMDCEPSSLFQPQEYILPNSLQVVWKMFSGKSTITLYPFLLHSLSMSVFSSVIGPFGGFFASGFKRAFKIKDFGDVIPGHGGIMDRFDCQYLMATFVNVYISSFIQTASPQKLLQQVYNLKPEQQLQLFQTLKDSLQNRGLLNVY; from the exons ATGTCGGATATACGTAAAAGAACAATCGGAGATACATCGCCAGAAACGCGCGATGTCAGTGATGATCAG AAAGAAGATGTGGAATCTGAAGATGATGCAAAGCTGGAAGTTGAGGAATTGGCTAAAGCCATACCACAAGGAACAGATCATACTCCTCACATATTGAATTCAGCTCTTTCTGGCTTATCCGATCG ctgGAGGAATTGGGTAATTAGGAGTATTTTTACCTTGTTTATGATTGTTGGATTTTGTGGTATTATTTATATTGGACCATTAGCACTGATGGCTACA ACATTAATTGTTCAAGTAAAATGTTTCCAAGAGATCATTAACATTGGGTATGCAGTTTACAGAATTCATGGTTTACCTTGGTTCAGATCTTTATCATGGTATTTCTTAATTACTTCCAATTACTTCTTTTATGGAGAAAATTTAATGGACTATTTTGCTGTAGTAATTAACCGTACA gAATATTTACGTGTACTTGTTACATATCATCgttttatttccttttgtCTATATATTGTTGGTTTTGTATGGTTCGTACTATCACTTGTAAAAAAgtattatatgaaacaattTTCCTTATTTGCTTGGACTCATGTTGCTCTACTTATTGTCGTAACTCAAAGTTATCTTATAATTCAGAATATTTTTGAAGGCTTGATATG GTTCATTGTTCCAGTTAGTATGATAGTGATAAATGATGTAATGGCATATATGTTCGGGTTTTTCTTTGGTAAAACGCCTTTGATTAAATTATCACCAAAAAAAACTTGGGAAGGTTTTATAGGTGGTGGTATTTCGACAGTCTTGCTTGGTTTACTG GTATCATACATCATGTGTCAGTATCGTTACTTTGTTTGTCCTATAGAATATAGTGAGGCTTTAGGACGAATGACTATGGATTGTGAACCATCTTCTTTGTTTCAACCTCAAGAATATATTTTGCCTAATAGTTTGCAAGTTGTATGGAAAATG TTTAGTGGAAAGTCCACCATAACTCTGTATCCATTTTTACTTCATTCATTATCAATGTCAGTATTTAGTTCTGTAATTGGACCATTTGGAGGCTTTTTTGCTAGTGGTTTTAAGAGAGCATTCAAAATTAAG GACTTTGGAGATGTTATTCCTGGTCATGGAGGAATAATGGATAGATTTGACTGTCAGTATTTAATGGCAACATTTGTAAATGTCTATATATCTTCATTTATCCAAACTGCTTCACCTCAAAAACTTCTACAGCAG GTTTATAACTTAAAACCAGAGCAGCAGCTGCAGttgtttcaaactttaaaAGATTCCTTACAAAACAGAGGTTTATTGAATGTCTATTGA
- the LOC126866391 gene encoding LOW QUALITY PROTEIN: uncharacterized protein LOC126866391 (The sequence of the model RefSeq protein was modified relative to this genomic sequence to represent the inferred CDS: substituted 1 base at 1 genomic stop codon) — MSDHHGGKGYTPLPQNISNTDTEDEDDCLAQPNEIPKDHVDDTQLQSTTIHENGIYYPLDETRNLANRTKNGQNMLKYYRDDVPIMVVEGIDQNDLWKRQDMSPLXRFCLVASILLCVVTIVIFLYVLPCDNSMVCPSVNEPQSSISWDKTLQGIELHGPISIIHGNPSNLIFLVRGQRYRGNDTNDQGQISAEGGGIMSMQANSGLPLWLVSLKRPPTEIDCISVDTDRSGKPDCIVAGDQGLLASIEPIAGTIHWSSKIYTYEKLPLILPDINSDKIEDFLSIEVATKNMPNLVLLSGGTGRLLGRYSPENCSSIDINNHVLNDTVSYICYDSSRSMIKTMTIKGLLHAMKLPEYKKLIMKQAMAFSTFKTLKYNNEKNNWGPTPYHYLSIENKGLCPGEFCTASVTLKLQKHGNQSKVIWNYISPNSFVSKPAFLDISRKPYTFGFAIKFWQWTNSTSERTEKVSIVTERRLIERVLIVFVNYTDVQVKNANQTDIIQLCRNANCQPNLSLRARFSSIKIDYISEDGFPELITYWSSYDIEATKVLTSKVQVVKLDSLVMDLPHTGV, encoded by the exons ATGTCTGATCATCACGGTGGAAAAGGTTATACCCCATTACCGCAAAATATAAGTAACACCGATACTGAGGATGAAGATGATTGTTTGGCCCAACCAAATGAAATTCCTAAAGATCATGTTGATGATACACAACTG CAATCAACTACTATTCATGAGAATGGAATATATTATCCATTGGATGAAACAAGGAATTTAGCAAATCGCACAAAAAATGGTCAAAATATgcttaaatattatagagATGATGTACCTATAATGGTAGTTGAAGGCATTGACCAAAATGATTTGTGGAAAAGACAAGATATGTCACCCTTATGACGATTTTGTTTGGTTGcttctatattattatgtgTTGTAACAATAGTTATATTTCTATACGTTTTACCTTGTGATAATTCAATGGTATGTCCTTCAGTAAATGAACCTCAGTCATCTATATCTTGGGATAAAACTTTACAAGGAATAG aattacATGGTCCTATCTCCATCATTCATGGAAATCCATCAAACTTGATATTTCTTGTTCGTGGACAACGATATAGAGGAAATGATACAAATGATCAGGGTCAAATATCTGCAGAAGGAGGAGGAATTATGTCAATGCAAGCAAATAGTGGTTTACCATTGTGGTTAGTTTCGTTGAAAAGACCGCCTACCGAAATTGATTGTATTTCAGTGGATACTGATCGATCTGGAAAACCAGATTGCATAGTTGCTGGAGATCAAGGCCTTTTGGCTAGTATCGAACCTATTGCAGGCACTATTCATTGGAGTTCcaaaatttatacatatgAAAAACTACCTCTGATATTACCAGATATTAATTCAGACAAAATAGAAGATTTTTTGAGTATAGAAGTAGCAACAAAAAATATGCCTAATCTTGTTCTCTTATCTGGTGGAACTGGACGTCTTCTAGGGCGATATTCACCTGAAAATTGTTCGTCCattgatataaataatcaCGTCCTTAATGATACTGTATCTTATATTTGCTATGATAGTAGTAGAA GTATGATTAAAACTATGACTATTAAAGGTTTATTACATGCTATGAAATTACCAGagtataaaaaattgataatgAAACAAGCAATGGCATTTAGCACGTTCAAGActttaaaatacaataatgAAAAGAATAACTGGGGGCCTACACCATATCACTACTTATCCATTGAAAATAAAGGATTATGTCCTGGAGAATTTTGTACAGCTAGTGTAACTCTAAAATTACAAAAGCATGGAAATCAATCAAAAGTAATATGGAATTATATTAGTCCTAATTCTTTTGTCTCAAAACCAGCTTTTCTGGATATATCCAGGAAACCTTATACTTTTGGATTTGCCATTAAATTTTGGCAATGGACTAATTCAACATCTGAACGTACAGAAAAAGTATCTATTGTTACAGAAAGAAGACTAATAGAAAGAGTATTGAttgtttttgtgaattataCAGATGTACAAGTTAAAAATGCAAATCAAACtgatattattcaattatGCAGAAACGCAAATTGTCAACCAAATTTGAGTTTGCGTGCACGCTTTAGTTCAATCAAAATTGATTATATTAGTGAAGATGGATTTCCAGAATTAATAACTTATTGGTCTTCATATGACATAGAAGCAACAAAGGTACTGACATCAAAAGTACAGGTTGTAAAATTAGATTCGCTTGTAATGGATCTTCCACATACGGGTGTTTAa
- the LOC126866284 gene encoding allatotropin-like produces the protein MYIDISNYTMYYTFNIRKQEMKYKTMRASVIIVLAFATGIVVATSRNHNYSHFVKHHARPRVIRGFKPEYMSTAYGFGKRQSTIDVPKLNKQERILSTLLRYFPQGIPVDWLLQQLKTNPTFATKLTQALMDERTDFTSMIDRSNPERITWLY, from the exons atgtacatagatatttcaaattatactatgtattatacatttaatatAAGAAAGCAAGAAATGAAGTAT AAAACCATGCGAGCAAGTGTCATTATTGTATTGGCTTTCGCCACTGGGATTGTTGTAGCCACATCTAGAAATCATAATTATTCGCATTTCGTAAAACATCATGCAAGACCACGAGTAATTCGAGGCTTTAAACCTGAATATATGTCTACGGCATATGGTTTCGGGAAAAGGCAAAGTACTATCGATGTTCCAAAACTCAATAAACAGGAACGAATTTTATCAACACTTTTACGCTATTTTCCACAAGG aattCCCGTAGATTGGTTACTTCAACAATTGAAAACGAATCCAACTTTTGCTACGAAATTAACACAAGCGTTAATGGATGAACGTACTGATTTTACGTCAATGATAGATCGCTCTAATCCAGAAAGAATAACTTGGCTATATTAA
- the LOC126866372 gene encoding acyl-coenzyme A diphosphatase FITM2, giving the protein MATRKRRGMHTSPGSSTMFGSSPSNLRSSRLNFRPNSAQEDRGGTRPTAAPSSIGLILVTMFLHVCKKSLLFDTRLKVAIYCGAIFVVSLVADFITMPRTYFSRPDNALNQYFVKWGWGWLLTVTVPWVALTAHTLGCGRRSVLLKHLARLGLATTAWLLWIKLFNYIETNYGRCLSTKDIQLQTKTKCLQSGKFWSGFDISGHTFILIYSSLILAEEGSSLVGWEGIKDLIMREEHSRVTPNEPNIGPLRNLSDSDLEFLKKAHKALTPYLRGLFVAMTLQQLLWDTMLISTMLYYHIMIEKFLGGVAAILTWYVTYQWWFKSPKNSLPAPGDGLFKYNETKTHDNCSIRSRRSTLNGTNRFMGFPIRPSQDNIDTIGTNRQSDSEISASRT; this is encoded by the coding sequence ATGGCTACGAGGAAACGAAGAGGCATGCACACATCGCCAGGTAGCTCCACAATGTTCGGCTCGTCACCAAGTAATTTAAGGTCGAGTCGTTTAAATTTTCGTCCGAATTCGGCTCAAGAAGACAGAGGTGGAACTCGGCCGACGGCTGCCCCAAGTTCTATAGGTCTTATACTTGTAACGATGTTTCTACACGTTTGCAAAAAGTCTCTGCTATTCGATACAAGGCTCAAGGTAGCTATATATTGCGGCGCGATATTCGTAGTATCATTAGTAGCAGATTTTATCACCATGCCAAGAACATATTTCTCGCGTCCAGATAATGCTCTCAACCAGTATTTTGTAAAGTGGGGATGGGGATGGTTACTGACCGTAACTGTTCCATGGGTTGCATTGACCGCGCACACACTTGGATGTGGTCGTAGATCAGTTTTACTTAAACACCTTGCCAGATTGGGTTTAGCCACAACTGCATGGTTATTATGGatcaaattgtttaattatatcGAAACAAATTATGGCCGATGCCTTAGCACAAAGGATATACAATTACAGACAAAAACAAAATGTCTCCAATCTGGTAAATTTTGGAGTGGTTTTGATATATCCGGGCATACATTTATTCTTATATATTCAAGCTTGATTTTAGCCGAGGAAGGCTCTTCGTTAGTCGGCTGGGAGGGTATAAAGGATTTAATTATGCGCGAAGAACATTCGCGAGTTACACCAAATGAGCCCAATATCGGACCACTTCGAAATCTTTCTGATTCCgatttggaatttttaaagaaagcACATAAAGCGCTTACCCCTTATTTGAGAGGTCTCTTCGTTGCAATGACACTGCAACAATTACTTTGGGATACTATGTTGATATCTACAATGCTCTATTATCATATTAtgatagaaaaatttcttGGAGGTGTAGCCGCTATTTTAACATGGTATGTTACCTATCAATGGTGGTTTAAGTCTCCAAAAAACTCATTGCCCGCGCCCGGTGATGGTTTATTTAAGTACAATGAAACAAAAACCCATGACAATTGTTCGATCAGATCGAGACGTAGTACGCTGAATGGTACCAATAGATTTATGGGATTTCCTATCCGCCCAAGTCAGGATAATATCGACACAATTGGTACTAATAGGCAATCAGATTCGGAGATATCTGCTTCCAGGAcataa